CAAAGGCATCCTTTGCGGATATGTAATCTTCCTGTTGATAAAAAAGTTCAGCTATCATAAAGATGCTTCGTTCTGCGTAATCTCCGGATTGCGCAAGTTCTCGAAGCCTGTCGAGGGCATCATCGAAATCGCCGAGTTCGTATATACTAAGCGTCCTCCAGTAATCGGCCTCGTCAACATAATCGCTTTTCGGGAAGGCCTCCAGAAGTTCATCAAATTTGCGTACGGCCTTGGCATACTCGCCGGTTCGATAAAAACACATCCCGAGAAGAAATAACGCATCGTCGATATATTTGCTTTCTTGATAGAATGATAAAACCTTAGATGATTTTTTAATCGCGATCTCATATTTTGTAACAGCATCGGATGGCAGTGCATCGGTTGTGCTGCGTAGGCGTGTTTTTTCAGCAAAGCGGTAATTCTTTTTTGCAAGAAAAAAGGTATTGTAGTAAACACACCCGGAACCAAAAATAATATTCGCCAATGCAATGATAATAGCAGTTTTTAAAACTGATTTACTTCTTTTAGACAAGAACAATACCTCTTTTGTGAAAAGCAACCAATCCGGGAAAACCCAGGTTAAATGTTTCAAAGCGCAAGTTTTATGCCATTTGGCAACCCATCAATAAGCCCTATCGAGAATGAAATCGGCTATTGCGAATAGGTTTAGGTTTTTCTCGCTTTCTCCGAGGGCATATTTGGCTTTTTGAATCAAATCTTCGGCTATTTGCCTGCTTTTCTCTATCCCAAATAATGCGGGATATGTTGCTTTATTCCGTTCGGCGTCGGAACCTATGGGTTTCCCTAGGGCTTTTTCGTCAGCGACTATATCGAGAATGTCATCGATTATCTGGAATGCAAGTCCCATATTCTCGCCATATTTCGATACTTTATTTATCTCCTCATCCGAGGCTTTAGCGATATATGCTCCCATTCGCAGACTCGTAGCTAAAAGCGCAGCTGTTTTCCCTCGATGAATGGCCTCGAGGATTTCCGGTGTAGGTGTTATTCCTTCGGCTTCGAGGTCGAAGACCTGGCCTCCGACCAGACCCTGTGTTCCTATCGCGCGAGCAACATCTGATATAACACGGACATCGCCGGCTCTGGCCATAAGTTCGAAGGCAATCGCGTGAAGAGCATCACCAACGAGAATTGCCATAGCTTCTCCGAAAACCTTGTGGCTTGTAGGTTTACCTCTACGGAGGTCATCGTTATCCATACAAGGAAGATCGTCGTGAATTAAGCTATATGTATGTATTAGCTCCAAGGCACATGCTGGAGTATAGATAAAATCGCCTTCGCCCCCTAGGCGTTTGAAAGAGAGTACGGCGAGAATCGGTCTCAAGCGCTTACCTCCAGCAAAAACTGAATAGCGCATTGCGCTATGAAGTATTTTCGGCGGTTCTTTTTCGCGAGGCATAAGCTTCTCGAGCCACGTATTAATAATTCCGCCCTCTGATTTTAATAATTTTTCTATATCACACAAATCGACTCCTTTAAAAGGTTAGGGACAATATAATGCTGTAACTTAACACGCGCAAAGGTTTTTATGTTATTAAATATACTTGTATGCTTTTCTTGACATGACATTTGTTTTACGTTAAGTGTTCATATTGTCAGTTTCCTTAAATACCTATATTCTTTATGACCATAATACTAGTTATACATCGTTTATTCAGCTAAATGGCTTATTACCGATTAATAAAGGATATAAGGATTTTGAATAGAATTTTGTTCGCAATGTATTATTGTATAAAATATTTAACATAATCTTAATAAATCGGCCTATTATACCTTTGCTGCACGATGTGTTTTTTTCGCTTATTATTCTTACACAAAATAATAACACTTTTTTTTCCTTGTAATTGATTTTTTAATATCTAAAATACTGTAAAAGCAAATCGATTACGCTATGCATGTGTTTATTATTCTATATTTATTGGAGCTGCAATGAATAGGTGTAAGTTAATATTCTTAATTTTCTTAGCTTGTTCGGCATTAGTTGCCGAGATCCCGGAGACGATTTTCTATCAAGGAAAATTAACTTCGCCGACCGGAGTGGGGGTCAATGATACTCTTCCGTTTGTGTTTAGTATTTTTAACATCGAAGCGGGTGGAACTGCTCTTTGGACTGAGGGCTATACCACTGTGCCTATAGTCAAGGGCCTCTTCGAGGTGACGTTAGGTTCGGTGTTACCTATTGATCTTTCATTCGACAACGAATATTGGCTGCAAATATCGGTCGATGGTCATGACTTAGTCCCTCGGTCGAATTTCTCGACTTCGCCTTATGCTTTCCGAGCTAAATATGCCGATTCCGTCGGGACGATAAACTGGGGAGATATCGATGGAATGCCACCGGGGTTCGCCGATGGCACGGACGATGGCGGCACAATATATTGGTGGGATATTCTCTCTATACCTGCGGGTTTTCGAGATGGAATCGATAACGTGGACGACGACGACCATTCGAGAACGAACGAGCTTATTTGGACTTTCGAATACGACGACGTGACGGACTCTCTCTGGCTTTTCGAGGGATGTTGCAATATCAAAGCAGTCCATATCGACAACGAGGCCGACGACCTCTCCGATAATGTCCTCGACGATCTCGGCGATGTTAATACGGCCGGTTTAACTCTCGACCAAATTATACGCTGGAACGGCTCCGAATGGGTTCCGGATTCCGATTGGGTGAACGACGACGACCCCGATCCAAAC
This region of bacterium genomic DNA includes:
- a CDS encoding polyprenyl synthetase family protein gives rise to the protein MPREKEPPKILHSAMRYSVFAGGKRLRPILAVLSFKRLGGEGDFIYTPACALELIHTYSLIHDDLPCMDNDDLRRGKPTSHKVFGEAMAILVGDALHAIAFELMARAGDVRVISDVARAIGTQGLVGGQVFDLEAEGITPTPEILEAIHRGKTAALLATSLRMGAYIAKASDEEINKVSKYGENMGLAFQIIDDILDIVADEKALGKPIGSDAERNKATYPALFGIEKSRQIAEDLIQKAKYALGESEKNLNLFAIADFILDRAY